In Clostridium swellfunianum, a genomic segment contains:
- a CDS encoding ABC transporter permease, producing the protein MLNVNKKDNKTKNKETLAVKFSNFSTLVRKDFKLNKGLYLMFLPVLAFYIIFHYKPMYGLIMAFKDFQPTKGISGSEWVGFKHFIDFFQSFYFWRVLKNTLVISITNLIFGFPAPIILALLINELRNKYFKSAVQSVSYMPHFISLVVVCGMIKDFTSDTGVISYIISLFGGQATTLLNEAKNFVPVYVLSDIWQSVGWGTIIYLAALTGIDQELYEAAQMDGAGKWRQTLNITIPGIMPTIIVMLVLRMGSMLSVGFEKVILLYNPAIYSTADVISTFVYRKGLQEFAFSYSAAVGLFNSVINFVLLITANKISKKFSDSSLW; encoded by the coding sequence ATGCTGAACGTAAATAAAAAAGATAATAAAACGAAAAACAAAGAAACATTAGCAGTAAAATTTTCAAATTTTTCAACTCTGGTTCGTAAAGACTTTAAATTAAATAAAGGTCTTTATTTAATGTTCTTACCAGTATTGGCATTCTATATTATATTTCATTACAAACCAATGTATGGATTAATAATGGCCTTTAAAGACTTCCAACCTACCAAGGGGATTTCAGGGAGCGAATGGGTTGGATTTAAGCACTTCATTGATTTCTTTCAGAGTTTTTATTTTTGGAGAGTTTTAAAAAATACTCTAGTAATAAGTATCACAAACTTGATATTTGGTTTTCCAGCACCAATAATATTAGCTTTATTAATTAATGAACTAAGAAACAAGTATTTTAAAAGTGCTGTACAATCTGTTTCATACATGCCTCACTTTATATCTCTTGTAGTAGTGTGCGGTATGATAAAGGATTTTACATCAGATACTGGAGTAATAAGCTATATAATATCCTTATTTGGAGGACAAGCAACAACACTTTTAAATGAAGCTAAAAACTTCGTGCCAGTGTATGTATTATCAGATATATGGCAGTCAGTAGGATGGGGGACAATCATATATTTAGCAGCATTGACAGGAATAGATCAAGAATTATACGAAGCTGCTCAAATGGATGGAGCGGGAAAGTGGAGACAGACACTTAATATAACAATTCCAGGAATTATGCCTACAATAATTGTAATGCTTGTATTGAGAATGGGAAGTATGTTAAGCGTAGGATTTGAAAAAGTAATATTGCTTTACAATCCTGCAATATATTCAACTGCAGATGTTATATCTACATTTGTATATCGTAAAGGTCTTCAGGAGTTTGCATTTAGTTATAGTGCAGCAGTAGGATTATTTAATTCAGTAATTAACTTTGTTCTTTTAATAACGGCAAATAAAATAAGTAAAAAATTCAGTGATTCAAGTCTGTGGTAA
- a CDS encoding carbohydrate ABC transporter permease, which produces MLNKKSNGEKIFNTFNIIFMIVLMIITVYPLLHVLFASVSDSNEVLAHRGLLLKPLGFNFAAYKMVFKNPMIVKGYLNTIIIVVFGVSLNILMTSLAAYVLSRKNVLWKKSMMFFVVFTMFFSGGLIPFYFTVKNLHIDDSYLALILPVAINTFNLIIMRTSFEAIPDSLEESAKLDGANHFTILFRIILPLSLPIVAVMVLYYSVGHWNAWFNAMIFIQNRDLYPLQLVLREILIQNDTSVMAAGVGMADQEAIGESIKYAVIVVATLPILCVYPFLQKYFVKGALVGAVKG; this is translated from the coding sequence ATGCTCAATAAAAAAAGTAACGGAGAAAAAATCTTTAATACATTTAATATCATTTTCATGATAGTTCTCATGATTATAACTGTGTACCCACTACTGCATGTATTATTTGCATCAGTAAGTGATTCTAATGAGGTGTTAGCTCATAGAGGACTATTGCTAAAACCATTAGGTTTCAACTTTGCGGCTTATAAGATGGTATTTAAAAATCCTATGATAGTAAAGGGATATTTAAATACAATAATAATTGTTGTATTTGGAGTTTCATTAAATATATTAATGACCTCTTTGGCGGCATATGTTCTATCAAGAAAGAATGTGCTATGGAAAAAGTCAATGATGTTCTTTGTAGTATTTACTATGTTCTTTAGTGGTGGGCTTATTCCATTCTATTTTACAGTTAAAAATCTTCATATAGATGACAGCTATCTAGCATTGATATTGCCAGTAGCGATAAATACATTTAACCTTATAATAATGAGAACATCCTTTGAAGCTATACCAGACAGCCTTGAGGAATCAGCTAAATTAGATGGAGCAAATCATTTCACTATTTTGTTTAGAATAATTCTTCCATTATCACTGCCAATAGTAGCAGTTATGGTGCTTTATTATTCTGTAGGACATTGGAATGCATGGTTCAATGCAATGATATTTATTCAGAACAGAGACTTATACCCGCTTCAATTAGTATTAAGAGAGATATTAATTCAAAATGATACTTCAGTAATGGCTGCTGGGGTTGGAATGGCAGATCAGGAAGCTATAGGAGAATCAATTAAATATGCAGTTATTGTAGTAGCTACGCTTCCAATCTTATGCGTATATCCATTCTTACAGAAGTATTTTGTTAAAGGTGCGCTAGTTGGGGCTGTTAAAGGCTAA
- a CDS encoding glycoside hydrolase family 88 protein codes for MNNIVDEGIKNKNKYETRPAVDKEFIENSIKHILAKIDQNLDLFTNKFPRPASIDGVYPPIDNIDWTASFWTGMLWLAYEVTGDEKYKRVAEIHVESFKNRLENRIEVDHHDLGFLYTLSCVSGYKLTGNQIAKETAIKAADLLITRYYDKAGIIQAWGDLNDPQQRGRMIIDCNMNLPLLYWASEVTGDNKYREIAYSHVKQAAKYIVREDSSTYHTFYMDTETGEPLRGATHQGYADNSCWARGQAWGIYGFPLSYKYTQDWELIELAKKVTNYFLNRLPEDDVCYWDLIFTEDTSGQERDSSSAAIAVCGIMEMLKYMPLSDEYRVYYENSALSMLKSLAINYTTEINSKENGILKHAVYAKPQGNGIDESCIWGDYYYFEALVRAVKDWNLYW; via the coding sequence ATGAATAATATAGTTGATGAAGGAATAAAGAATAAGAATAAGTATGAAACAAGGCCTGCAGTGGATAAGGAGTTTATAGAAAATTCTATCAAGCATATATTAGCTAAGATAGATCAAAATCTAGACTTATTTACAAATAAGTTTCCAAGGCCGGCAAGTATAGATGGTGTTTATCCGCCAATAGATAATATTGACTGGACAGCAAGCTTTTGGACAGGAATGTTATGGCTTGCTTATGAAGTAACTGGTGACGAGAAATATAAGAGAGTTGCAGAAATACATGTAGAAAGCTTTAAAAATAGACTCGAAAATAGAATTGAAGTAGATCATCATGACTTAGGATTTTTATATACACTTTCCTGTGTAAGCGGATATAAACTTACTGGAAATCAAATTGCAAAAGAAACTGCAATAAAGGCAGCCGATCTATTAATAACAAGATATTATGATAAGGCTGGTATAATCCAAGCGTGGGGAGACTTGAATGATCCTCAGCAAAGAGGAAGAATGATAATTGACTGCAACATGAATCTGCCTTTATTATATTGGGCTTCAGAAGTAACTGGAGATAATAAATATAGAGAAATAGCTTATAGTCATGTTAAACAAGCTGCAAAGTATATAGTAAGAGAGGATTCATCAACCTATCATACTTTCTATATGGATACAGAAACTGGTGAGCCATTAAGAGGGGCTACACACCAAGGTTACGCAGATAATTCCTGCTGGGCTAGAGGTCAAGCATGGGGAATATATGGATTCCCTTTAAGCTATAAGTATACTCAAGACTGGGAGCTTATTGAGCTTGCAAAGAAGGTAACAAATTACTTTTTAAATAGACTCCCAGAGGATGATGTATGCTATTGGGATTTAATATTTACAGAAGATACCAGCGGGCAAGAAAGAGATAGCTCTTCCGCAGCAATCGCAGTATGTGGTATAATGGAAATGCTTAAATATATGCCTCTTTCTGATGAATATAGAGTTTATTATGAAAATTCAGCTCTTAGTATGCTAAAATCTTTGGCTATAAACTATACAACTGAAATAAACAGTAAAGAAAATGGTATATTAAAACATGCTGTTTACGCTAAGCCTCAAGGCAATGGTATAGATGAAAGCTGCATATGGGGAGATTACTACTACTTTGAAGCTCTAGTTAGGGCAGTAAAGGATTGGAATTTATACTGGTAA
- a CDS encoding extracellular solute-binding protein, translated as MNKKLRSIVTTVVMLSLSASLLAGCGKKDTASSSKATSGQTGEISYPIKTDVTLKYWLPLNANVSATRKNLGETEFAKELQKQTGVKVDYIHPAQGQEKEKFNLLLASGDLPDLIESEWGAFPGGPDKAIKDGSILKLNDYIDKYAPNLKKFLKDHPEIDKACKTDTGAYYMFPFIRSDDLLTVYYGPTMREDWLKELNLPVPTTMDEWEIVLKAFKEKKGATAPLSFELREIFGAFAGAYGVTYGNGVGNGYYVDNGKVKFGPMEQGFKDFVSTFNRWYKDGLLDKNFATVDKKIKASNMLSGKSGATLAYSGGDIGNWINAMKDKDPNFKLVGVPYPSAVKGQKAATGQKQFLSTGQGVAISAKSKNIEQAIRFLDYGYSKAGMDIYNFGIKDVSYKMVDGKPVYTDLIIKNPEKLSLAQAMSIYMRTYSGPFVQVKEYIDNYYQLPLQKEAIKAWVNTDAPKTMIPYVTALPEESSELSKMENEISTYVDEMFLKFVMGQEPISNFDKYTSQIQKMDIDKVLKIKQSALERYNKR; from the coding sequence ATGAATAAAAAACTAAGAAGCATAGTAACTACTGTAGTTATGCTATCATTATCTGCTAGTTTACTTGCAGGATGTGGTAAGAAAGATACAGCAAGTTCTAGCAAAGCAACAAGCGGACAGACTGGAGAAATAAGTTATCCAATTAAAACTGATGTAACTTTAAAGTATTGGCTACCTCTTAATGCAAATGTTTCTGCAACTAGAAAGAATTTAGGAGAAACAGAGTTTGCAAAGGAACTTCAAAAACAAACAGGTGTTAAGGTGGATTATATTCATCCAGCTCAAGGACAAGAAAAAGAAAAATTCAATTTATTATTAGCATCAGGCGACCTTCCAGATTTAATTGAATCAGAATGGGGAGCATTTCCTGGTGGACCGGATAAAGCTATAAAGGATGGAAGTATTCTTAAGTTAAATGATTATATTGATAAGTATGCTCCAAACTTAAAAAAGTTCTTGAAAGATCATCCGGAGATAGATAAAGCATGCAAGACTGATACTGGCGCATATTATATGTTCCCATTTATAAGAAGTGATGATCTTTTAACAGTTTACTATGGACCAACAATGAGAGAAGATTGGTTGAAGGAATTAAACCTTCCTGTTCCAACTACAATGGACGAATGGGAAATTGTATTAAAAGCATTTAAGGAAAAAAAGGGTGCAACAGCTCCATTAAGCTTTGAACTTAGAGAAATATTTGGTGCTTTTGCAGGAGCTTATGGCGTTACTTATGGTAATGGAGTAGGAAACGGATATTATGTAGACAATGGTAAGGTAAAATTTGGACCAATGGAACAAGGTTTTAAAGACTTTGTAAGTACTTTTAATAGATGGTATAAGGATGGTCTTCTAGATAAGAATTTTGCTACAGTTGATAAAAAGATAAAGGCATCAAATATGCTTTCAGGAAAATCCGGTGCTACTTTAGCATACTCCGGAGGAGATATTGGAAATTGGATCAATGCAATGAAGGATAAAGATCCAAACTTTAAGCTTGTTGGAGTACCATATCCATCAGCAGTTAAGGGACAAAAGGCAGCAACTGGTCAAAAGCAGTTCCTATCTACAGGACAAGGTGTTGCAATTAGTGCCAAATCAAAGAATATTGAGCAAGCTATTAGATTCTTAGATTATGGATACAGCAAAGCTGGTATGGATATTTATAACTTTGGTATAAAAGATGTAAGCTATAAAATGGTTGATGGAAAGCCAGTTTATACAGATTTAATTATTAAGAACCCAGAAAAATTGAGCTTAGCACAAGCTATGTCTATATACATGAGAACATATAGTGGACCATTTGTTCAAGTAAAAGAATATATAGATAACTACTATCAGCTACCACTGCAAAAAGAGGCTATAAAGGCTTGGGTTAATACTGATGCTCCTAAGACAATGATTCCATATGTAACAGCATTACCAGAAGAATCATCAGAACTTTCAAAGATGGAAAATGAAATAAGCACATATGTAGATGAAATGTTCTTAAAGTTTGTCATGGGACAAGAGCCAATTTCTAACTTTGACAAATATACAAGCCAGATACAAAAGATGGATATTGATAAGGTTCTAAAGATAAAGCAAAGTGCTTTAGAAAGATATAACAAGAGATAG
- a CDS encoding polysaccharide lyase family 8 super-sandwich domain-containing protein has protein sequence MKFKKSISMILTLTIVITILPLTFPSSNVRAASQLIVNGSFETLASGGNTNYWNNPSAIAASWNASTMPSQPAANSPKISVVNDNVHSGYNALKIAPTDDTLKNNTRLFLGQVINLPAEAAGKKYRASAWVKLGNIAGNSIGLRFQKFTGANATGTQIISSDQKRIGTMGWTQINNDQIIDDNCQSVKVSIIHGTDAPTQGTLWVDDISFQEVIDSIILPESSISLSIGNKFTLSPDFMPKAATKDITWTSSDSTVATVDNAGIISAIKVGKCRITGISIVDSSKAVYCDVNVVGVPVERIILDKSSINIDMGTVSSISAEIEPQNASEKGILWSSDNTAVATVDENGLITGIKPGTANIIAQSASDSSKKALCTISVSGLILDKASSVINEGKYTLLTAATMPGTKIIWKSSSEDIATVTDGLVKGISSGNTVITAITEDNKYSASMNLTVEPYTMDEYDNLRIKYASTLLGGISYDLNDPSTQTFISNIATSAQTYWSSMDSTGNYLWNDIPGIIIGGPKRKTSEVTANYNRLMTMTKAYLMEGSNLKGNTELLRDILRGLDWLNQNLYNSNTKLSMFVGDNGTGDGNWYAFVIGTPKVLNNLVSLLYDYLNSDEINRYEMAVRNFVSDPTWYMDSYGKRVTSTGGNLSDTCKVAVVNGINTKDAQFIAAGRDALSGNFNIVTSGEGIYSDGSFIQHSFVPYNNTYGQVLLQGIGDIVYILDESTWQVKDTKIDNIYNWIETGIAPLLYKGAAMDMASGRAISRGGYQDHEIGASLINIFIQFSQFAPEPYANRYKSLAKYMIQQDTYRDYINNCSDIILKSQALRILNDLSIEPSGELVGQFNYPNMDRVVHRNSNYSLAISMYSKRISNYETMNGENLKGWHTSDGMTYLYNGDITNFSSDYWATVDPYRLPGTTVDKLPQPTAANDQSASKITSPQGWVGGTSLGGYGTAGMFLDKLKMDPAGVITNKLNMNLQAKKSWFMFGNEVVALGAGITSTDNRTIETIIDNRKISDIGDNRVTINGITKLDALGESEVVPEASWMHLEGKTANSDVGYYFPGGANINILKEARTGSWADININGNRTPITRNYVTAWFDHGLNPYNSGYSYVLLPGMSAKEVEQYAKNSDIEIVSNTPEVQAARKKSLNMLAANFWNDAIQTVDYITVNKKASVLSQMDNGYLDLSISDPTKENNATIEVDINEPYLVPEKLDSRIKVLSSGDKTCISIDVSNSEGKAIIGRFKRMANTIELDKTNLYIKVGDSTLLKANIMPSDAVNKELIWKSSDNRIVEVDSNGYVKALKKGSAYITVTLKDGNLIASCEVNVIKPKKINVPNNRRGYKIILNKDKKIDLPFNLILDEIPWLHYGKNINNEAKK, from the coding sequence ATGAAGTTTAAAAAAAGTATCTCAATGATTTTAACTTTAACCATTGTAATTACGATTTTACCTTTAACTTTTCCTAGTTCAAATGTAAGAGCAGCTTCTCAACTTATAGTCAATGGAAGCTTTGAAACATTAGCAAGCGGAGGCAATACTAACTATTGGAATAATCCTTCTGCTATTGCTGCATCATGGAATGCAAGCACAATGCCAAGCCAACCTGCTGCTAACAGTCCGAAGATATCTGTTGTAAACGATAACGTGCATTCTGGATATAATGCTCTAAAAATAGCACCAACTGATGATACGCTTAAAAATAATACTAGGCTATTTTTAGGACAAGTAATAAATCTTCCAGCTGAAGCGGCAGGTAAAAAATATAGAGCTAGTGCCTGGGTTAAATTAGGTAATATAGCTGGGAATTCAATTGGGCTTAGATTTCAAAAATTTACAGGAGCAAATGCTACCGGAACTCAGATAATATCATCAGATCAAAAAAGAATTGGAACCATGGGTTGGACACAAATAAATAATGATCAAATTATAGATGACAACTGTCAAAGTGTAAAAGTATCTATAATACATGGCACTGATGCACCTACCCAAGGTACACTTTGGGTTGATGATATTAGTTTCCAGGAAGTTATAGACAGTATTATACTGCCAGAGAGTAGCATATCCTTATCTATAGGTAATAAGTTTACTCTAAGCCCTGATTTTATGCCAAAAGCTGCCACAAAAGATATAACTTGGACATCTTCGGACAGTACTGTTGCTACAGTGGACAATGCTGGGATAATTTCTGCAATAAAGGTTGGTAAGTGCAGAATTACAGGAATCTCCATTGTGGATTCTTCGAAGGCAGTGTATTGTGATGTAAATGTAGTGGGTGTACCAGTAGAAAGAATTATATTAGATAAAAGCAGTATTAATATTGATATGGGGACTGTTAGCAGTATAAGTGCTGAGATTGAGCCACAAAATGCCAGCGAAAAAGGAATACTTTGGAGTTCTGATAATACAGCTGTAGCTACAGTAGATGAAAATGGATTAATTACTGGAATTAAACCAGGAACGGCAAACATTATTGCTCAATCAGCTTCAGATAGTTCAAAAAAAGCACTTTGTACCATAAGTGTAAGTGGACTTATACTAGACAAGGCTTCTTCAGTAATTAATGAAGGAAAATATACATTACTTACGGCTGCTACTATGCCAGGGACTAAGATTATATGGAAATCAAGTTCTGAGGATATAGCAACAGTTACAGACGGTTTAGTCAAAGGTATAAGTTCAGGAAATACAGTTATTACAGCAATAACTGAGGATAATAAATATTCTGCAAGCATGAATTTGACTGTGGAACCTTACACCATGGATGAATATGATAACTTGAGGATTAAATATGCTTCAACTTTACTTGGAGGAATAAGTTATGATCTAAATGATCCATCTACTCAAACATTTATAAGTAATATTGCAACTTCAGCTCAAACTTATTGGAGCAGCATGGATTCTACAGGAAATTATCTTTGGAATGACATTCCAGGTATTATAATAGGTGGACCTAAAAGAAAAACTTCTGAAGTAACAGCTAATTATAATCGCCTTATGACTATGACTAAAGCTTATTTAATGGAGGGGTCAAATCTTAAGGGGAACACAGAACTGCTAAGAGATATTTTAAGAGGTCTTGATTGGTTGAATCAGAATTTATATAACAGTAATACTAAATTATCAATGTTTGTCGGGGATAATGGAACTGGAGATGGAAACTGGTATGCGTTTGTAATTGGAACACCTAAAGTGCTAAATAATCTCGTTTCTTTGCTTTATGACTATTTGAACTCTGATGAAATAAATAGATATGAGATGGCGGTTAGAAACTTTGTATCTGACCCTACATGGTATATGGATTCTTATGGTAAACGTGTAACATCTACAGGAGGAAATTTATCTGATACTTGTAAGGTTGCAGTAGTTAACGGAATAAATACAAAGGATGCACAGTTCATAGCTGCAGGTAGAGATGCTCTAAGTGGTAATTTTAATATAGTAACTTCCGGAGAAGGAATTTATAGCGATGGTTCTTTTATACAGCATTCGTTCGTTCCATATAATAATACATACGGACAAGTTTTACTTCAAGGTATTGGAGATATAGTATATATACTTGATGAAAGCACATGGCAGGTGAAAGACACCAAAATAGATAACATATATAATTGGATTGAAACGGGTATAGCTCCTTTACTCTATAAAGGTGCTGCTATGGATATGGCAAGCGGCAGAGCAATATCAAGAGGGGGATACCAAGATCATGAAATAGGTGCTTCATTGATAAATATTTTTATTCAATTCTCGCAATTTGCTCCTGAACCATATGCAAATAGGTATAAAAGCTTAGCTAAGTATATGATTCAGCAGGATACTTATAGAGATTATATAAACAACTGCAGTGATATAATACTTAAGTCACAAGCACTTAGAATACTTAATGATTTGTCAATAGAACCGTCAGGGGAATTAGTAGGACAGTTTAATTATCCTAATATGGATAGAGTAGTCCATAGAAATTCTAATTATTCCCTAGCTATAAGTATGTACTCAAAAAGAATATCTAATTATGAAACGATGAATGGAGAAAATTTAAAGGGTTGGCATACAAGTGATGGAATGACTTATCTTTATAATGGAGATATAACAAATTTCTCAAGTGACTATTGGGCTACGGTGGACCCATATCGTTTACCAGGAACAACAGTAGATAAGCTGCCTCAGCCTACAGCTGCTAATGATCAGTCAGCAAGTAAAATAACTTCGCCCCAGGGCTGGGTTGGAGGAACCTCGTTGGGGGGATACGGTACTGCAGGTATGTTTTTAGATAAGCTAAAGATGGACCCTGCTGGAGTAATTACAAATAAATTAAATATGAATTTACAGGCAAAAAAGTCATGGTTTATGTTTGGGAATGAGGTTGTAGCTCTAGGTGCGGGAATTACTAGTACAGATAATAGAACTATAGAAACCATTATAGATAACAGAAAAATCTCTGACATAGGAGATAACAGGGTTACTATTAATGGCATCACGAAGCTTGATGCTTTAGGGGAAAGTGAAGTAGTTCCAGAGGCAAGTTGGATGCATTTAGAAGGTAAAACAGCTAATTCAGATGTAGGATATTACTTTCCTGGAGGAGCTAATATCAATATTTTAAAAGAAGCTAGGACTGGTTCCTGGGCTGATATAAATATAAATGGTAATCGTACACCTATAACAAGAAACTATGTAACTGCTTGGTTTGATCATGGCTTAAATCCATATAATTCAGGTTATTCTTACGTGTTATTGCCAGGAATGTCAGCAAAGGAAGTGGAGCAATATGCTAAGAATTCGGATATTGAGATAGTTTCAAATACCCCAGAAGTACAAGCCGCTAGGAAAAAATCTTTAAATATGCTTGCAGCTAATTTTTGGAATGATGCCATTCAAACTGTAGATTACATTACAGTAAATAAAAAAGCTTCTGTTCTATCACAAATGGATAATGGATATTTGGATTTATCTATCTCTGACCCTACTAAGGAAAATAATGCAACCATCGAGGTAGATATTAATGAACCCTACTTAGTTCCAGAAAAGCTTGATAGTAGAATCAAAGTTTTATCCTCTGGCGATAAGACCTGTATTTCTATAGACGTAAGCAATTCAGAAGGAAAGGCTATTATTGGCAGATTTAAAAGAATGGCTAATACAATAGAATTAGACAAAACTAATTTATATATTAAGGTAGGAGATAGTACTTTATTAAAAGCTAATATAATGCCATCAGATGCTGTAAATAAAGAGCTTATATGGAAAAGCAGCGATAATAGGATAGTAGAAGTAGATAGCAATGGATATGTTAAAGCCTTAAAGAAAGGAAGTGCTTATATAACAGTTACTTTGAAAGATGGGAACCTTATTGCCAGCTGCGAGGTAAATGTTATCAAGCCCAAAAAGATAAATGTTCCTAATAATCGAAGGGGATATAAAATTATCTTAAATAAAGATAAAAAAATAGACTTGCCCTTCAACCTTATTTTAGACGAAATACCATGGTTGCATTACGGTAAAAACATAAATAATGAAGCAAAAAAATAA
- a CDS encoding chromate transporter, with protein MNLKDFRKGDSDTTILLQLFSTFFKIGLFSFGGGYAMIPIIQKEIVNKRAWVHKDEIIDVLAVAQSTPGAVAVNSATAIGYKIYGKKGAFFSTIGVALPSFLIIITIASLFARIKDYKFVQNAFDGIGAAVVALIITATISVSKNSIKDKTDILLAVVTFVSVAFFKINPIFVIVGGALYGSFIYLYKFSTQANKIKEKKWLKNDAS; from the coding sequence ATGAATTTAAAAGATTTCAGAAAGGGAGATTCAGATACAACTATATTGCTTCAATTATTTAGTACATTTTTTAAAATAGGTCTTTTTTCTTTTGGTGGAGGTTATGCCATGATACCGATAATCCAAAAAGAAATTGTAAATAAACGAGCATGGGTACATAAGGATGAAATAATTGATGTGCTAGCTGTGGCTCAATCTACTCCAGGTGCAGTAGCTGTTAACTCTGCAACAGCTATTGGATATAAAATTTATGGAAAGAAGGGTGCTTTTTTTTCAACAATAGGTGTTGCATTACCATCATTTTTAATCATTATTACTATAGCTTCTCTTTTTGCAAGGATAAAGGATTATAAATTTGTTCAAAATGCCTTTGATGGAATAGGTGCAGCTGTGGTAGCGCTTATAATTACAGCTACCATAAGTGTTTCTAAAAATTCAATTAAAGATAAAACAGATATATTACTTGCAGTAGTAACATTCGTATCAGTAGCTTTCTTTAAAATAAATCCGATATTTGTTATAGTTGGCGGTGCTTTATACGGTTCATTTATATATCTATATAAGTTTTCCACTCAAGCAAATAAAATTAAGGAAAAGAAGTGGTTAAAAAATGACGCTAGTTAA
- a CDS encoding chromate transporter: MIPVIQREVERNSWIQSKEFVDIIGIAGMTPGPIAVNSATFVGFKVNGLAGALSAITGIMVPSFLCVVILYKYFNKFKTHELNNLIFKGIKAVVAGLIASAAISVAKTSIFKNFNSLDFMKRLMSNPLQTVNVSSIVILMLALAALIKYKIHPILVIPSSAIAGIIVGAII; this comes from the coding sequence ATGATTCCGGTAATTCAAAGAGAAGTTGAAAGAAATAGCTGGATACAATCAAAAGAATTTGTAGACATAATTGGAATTGCAGGAATGACACCCGGACCTATCGCTGTAAATTCAGCTACCTTTGTAGGATTTAAAGTAAACGGTTTGGCAGGCGCACTTTCTGCTATTACAGGTATTATGGTGCCATCCTTCTTGTGTGTTGTTATTTTATATAAATACTTTAATAAATTTAAAACACATGAGCTAAATAACCTTATTTTTAAAGGCATTAAAGCTGTAGTAGCAGGATTAATTGCTTCTGCTGCAATATCAGTAGCTAAAACTTCTATATTCAAGAATTTTAATTCATTGGATTTTATGAAAAGACTTATGTCAAATCCATTGCAGACTGTAAATGTTAGTTCGATTGTTATACTAATGTTAGCATTAGCAGCACTTATTAAATATAAAATTCATCCTATACTGGTAATTCCTTCTTCAGCAATAGCTGGAATCATTGTAGGAGCTATTATATAG